In Dolichospermum flos-aquae CCAP 1403/13F, the following proteins share a genomic window:
- a CDS encoding tetratricopeptide repeat protein, giving the protein MQVLRPFPNPEILNLSVSVGHGGEACIYAVPLDDNLVAKIYHKPTISYAQKLRAMLANPPVNPTDNLGHIAIAWPQELLQAADSSGKIVGFIMPRIRGMRPIMDFYNPGIRRQHCPLFNYQYLLRTARNLASAFAALHASGYCIGDVNESNILVSDTALVTLVDTDSFQVTEPSENLVYRCSVGKAEYTPPELQNKTFADYDRENYHDLFGLAVLIFQLLMEGTHPFSGIFQGGIEPPTYQGRILSGHFTYSQKKQVPYLPTPISPGWDLLHPSLQDLFVRCFEDGHDNPRLRPNAQTWLSALAAVEESLLTCAANPQHLYHNHLDKCPWCERTRRLGGRDPFPSLVAIASKQHLQPRQKPQSKRRYVPTPRITQPLKSNYPVYHWQPINQQFYHVPSRKKLNPKIYGFIVGVMGLGLLGYLDVMIKFTRPFVSQNPYTQQSLMSRAANQTPDLPKLSFTDYYQRGHTAYQRQDYEQAVVNFTQAIKKNPQSAKSYIDLANSQYNLNNYEAALANYNQALKLDPQEVKAYVNRGNAYYMLANYSSDPNREYKQAIADFNAAININKNDAEAYIRRGVVRFEINKYINNSFHEYEKSIADFTEAIKLNSSKVDAYFQRGSVRYQMAQYSTNYAAEYKQAIADFTEAIKLNSRLAKIYLKRGMAYYELAQYGEGIADKNHVQAVADLEAAAKVSLEENDMDNYQQSLSSICIVVANKCDSLLSNSTLLGQSN; this is encoded by the coding sequence ATGCAGGTACTACGTCCTTTTCCCAACCCGGAAATTCTCAACCTCTCTGTCAGTGTGGGACATGGTGGTGAAGCTTGTATCTATGCAGTGCCATTGGATGACAATCTAGTGGCGAAAATCTATCACAAACCAACTATCTCCTATGCCCAAAAACTGCGGGCAATGCTGGCTAATCCTCCTGTTAATCCGACGGACAATTTAGGGCATATTGCCATTGCTTGGCCACAGGAGTTGTTACAAGCAGCAGATAGTAGCGGTAAGATTGTGGGCTTTATTATGCCCCGGATTCGGGGAATGCGGCCAATTATGGATTTTTATAATCCGGGGATTCGCCGACAACATTGCCCATTGTTTAATTATCAGTATTTATTGCGGACTGCCCGTAACCTAGCCTCAGCTTTTGCGGCTTTGCACGCCAGCGGATACTGTATTGGTGATGTGAATGAGTCAAATATTTTGGTTAGTGATACGGCATTGGTGACATTGGTAGATACAGATTCGTTCCAAGTGACCGAACCATCAGAAAATCTGGTCTATCGTTGTTCTGTGGGTAAGGCTGAGTATACTCCGCCAGAATTACAGAATAAAACTTTTGCTGATTATGACCGCGAAAATTATCATGATTTATTTGGGTTGGCTGTACTGATTTTCCAATTGTTAATGGAAGGAACTCACCCATTTTCTGGGATATTTCAAGGTGGGATAGAACCTCCAACCTACCAGGGAAGGATACTTTCTGGGCATTTTACCTATAGTCAAAAGAAACAAGTCCCCTATTTGCCCACTCCGATTTCCCCTGGTTGGGATCTGCTTCATCCCAGCTTACAGGATTTATTTGTGCGTTGTTTTGAAGATGGTCATGACAATCCCCGGTTACGTCCTAATGCTCAAACTTGGTTATCGGCATTAGCGGCAGTGGAGGAAAGTTTGCTGACTTGTGCGGCTAATCCTCAGCATCTTTATCATAATCATTTAGATAAATGTCCTTGGTGTGAGAGGACTAGACGATTAGGTGGAAGAGATCCGTTTCCGTCACTCGTAGCGATCGCTTCTAAACAACATCTGCAACCACGCCAAAAACCTCAGTCTAAACGTCGCTATGTTCCGACTCCACGGATTACTCAGCCATTAAAATCAAATTATCCGGTCTATCATTGGCAACCCATAAACCAGCAGTTTTATCATGTTCCGTCTCGGAAAAAGTTAAACCCCAAGATATACGGTTTCATTGTTGGGGTGATGGGATTGGGTCTTTTGGGTTATTTGGACGTAATGATTAAATTTACCCGTCCTTTTGTTTCCCAAAATCCTTATACTCAACAAAGTTTGATGTCTCGTGCTGCTAATCAAACTCCTGATTTACCAAAGCTTTCTTTTACGGATTATTATCAGCGTGGTCATACTGCTTATCAACGGCAAGACTATGAACAGGCAGTGGTCAACTTTACCCAAGCTATTAAAAAGAATCCCCAGTCTGCCAAAAGCTATATAGATTTGGCTAATTCCCAGTACAATTTAAATAATTATGAAGCTGCATTGGCTAATTATAACCAAGCTTTGAAGTTAGATCCTCAAGAAGTTAAAGCTTATGTAAATCGCGGTAATGCTTATTATATGCTTGCTAACTATAGTAGTGACCCTAACAGAGAATATAAACAAGCAATCGCGGATTTTAATGCTGCCATCAATATAAATAAAAATGATGCTGAGGCTTATATCAGAAGGGGTGTTGTGCGATTTGAAATCAATAAATACATCAATAATTCTTTTCACGAATACGAAAAATCAATTGCCGATTTTACTGAAGCCATTAAACTCAATTCATCAAAAGTAGATGCTTATTTTCAACGGGGTTCGGTTCGCTATCAAATGGCTCAATATAGCACTAATTATGCAGCAGAATATAAACAAGCGATCGCCGATTTTACTGAAGCAATTAAACTCAATTCTCGGTTGGCTAAAATTTATCTAAAACGTGGTATGGCCTACTATGAACTAGCACAATATGGAGAAGGTATAGCTGATAAAAATCATGTTCAAGCAGTTGCGGATTTAGAAGCAGCCGCTAAAGTTTCTTTAGAAGAAAATGATATGGATAATTATCAACAGTCCCTCAGTAGCATTTGTATTGTTGTCGCTAATAAATGTGACAGTTTATTATCTAACTCAACCCTACTTGGACAAAGTAATTGA
- a CDS encoding PP2C family serine/threonine-protein phosphatase: protein MNTSKQISQWRIVAASVCGTSHSKNQQLCQDAHHWQLLANNVLVIAAADGAGSAKLGKVGSMIAVETAIEHLSRQEITSNTLANNDFLGYLLTDAMLAARKAIEIEADICHNQPHDLATTLIVMIATPEIVAVGQVGDGLAVAKNSMGNLIALTIPSNGEYINQTTFLTSPDALETAQLKIWREEIVNVGVLTDGLQMLALNMIVGEPHKPFFLPLFEFVANAEDRILAKEHLMRFLSSDKITQRTDDDLTLVLAAFINS from the coding sequence ATGAATACATCAAAACAGATTTCTCAATGGCGCATAGTAGCTGCATCTGTATGTGGAACTAGTCACTCAAAAAACCAGCAACTTTGTCAGGATGCTCACCATTGGCAACTATTAGCCAATAATGTGTTGGTAATAGCAGCAGCCGATGGTGCGGGTTCTGCTAAACTAGGAAAGGTGGGATCAATGATTGCTGTAGAAACGGCAATAGAGCATCTTTCTCGCCAAGAGATTACCAGTAATACCCTGGCTAATAATGATTTTTTGGGTTATTTGCTAACTGATGCTATGTTAGCAGCCCGCAAAGCCATAGAAATTGAGGCGGATATTTGTCACAATCAACCTCATGATTTAGCAACTACCTTAATTGTCATGATTGCTACACCAGAAATTGTGGCTGTGGGGCAGGTTGGTGATGGTTTAGCTGTAGCTAAAAATAGTATGGGTAATCTGATAGCCTTAACCATCCCCAGCAACGGTGAATATATCAATCAAACGACCTTTTTAACATCTCCGGATGCTTTAGAGACAGCACAACTGAAAATATGGCGGGAAGAGATAGTTAATGTTGGTGTGCTTACCGATGGGTTACAGATGTTAGCTTTAAATATGATTGTTGGTGAACCTCATAAACCTTTCTTTTTACCTTTATTCGAGTTTGTAGCTAACGCTGAAGATAGAATATTAGCCAAAGAACATCTAATGAGATTTTTAAGCTCTGATAAAATTACTCAGCGGACTGATGATGATTTGACTTTAGTTCTAGCTGCATTTATTAACTCATGA
- a CDS encoding vWA domain-containing protein yields the protein MIDTFNLDEVVEFAENPEPRCPCVLLLDTSGSMQGERIEALNQGLLSLKDELVKNSLASRRVEVAIITFDSSVNVVQDFVTADQFNPPILTAQGLTIMGSAIHKALDIIQERKSQYRTNGIAYYRPWVFMITDGEPQGELDHVVEQASQRLQGDESNKRVAFFTVGVDNANMSRLSQIAVRSPLKLKGLNFIEMFVWLSASMSAVSHSQVDEQVALPPIGWGSV from the coding sequence ATGATTGATACATTTAATCTTGACGAAGTTGTAGAATTTGCGGAAAATCCCGAACCCCGTTGCCCATGCGTGCTATTGCTAGATACCTCCGGCTCAATGCAGGGGGAACGAATCGAAGCTTTAAATCAAGGTTTGTTGAGTTTAAAGGATGAACTGGTAAAAAATTCTCTAGCATCCAGAAGAGTGGAAGTGGCAATTATCACCTTTGATAGTAGTGTAAATGTCGTGCAGGACTTTGTAACTGCTGATCAATTTAATCCGCCAATTCTCACAGCTCAGGGTTTAACCATCATGGGTTCAGCAATTCATAAAGCATTAGATATTATTCAAGAGCGTAAATCCCAATATCGAACTAATGGTATTGCTTACTACCGTCCCTGGGTGTTTATGATTACCGATGGTGAACCCCAAGGTGAACTAGATCATGTTGTCGAACAAGCATCCCAAAGACTGCAAGGAGATGAATCTAATAAGCGGGTGGCCTTCTTTACTGTGGGCGTAGACAATGCGAACATGAGCAGATTAAGTCAAATCGCTGTGCGGAGTCCACTCAAGCTGAAAGGATTAAATTTTATTGAGATGTTTGTATGGTTGTCCGCAAGTATGTCAGCGGTATCCCATTCTCAAGTAGATGAACAGGTAGCACTACCACCAATTGGGTGGGGATCTGTTTAG
- a CDS encoding response regulator — protein sequence MKNTGTFTKLPPAGLLRQLSNCYETTCLQAFSNSVSWLIYIEKGKIIYATHSVEPFDRLERQMRRLHQQIPLVDNEVRVQMRLVFEAEDHDHFPNQPPEYEAINWLVTEQHLLPTQATLLIQELVKEVIEWFILIKTGTYELAEPIHDLTKICQLDINTIIEECQNQLQNWRYLGRYISSPYQRPYLLVSSKFQDKRLPPLKENITNWMKGFSLRHLAIIMNQDELQLALSLYPYIVKGSIVLHEPDPPFDKLPKTNGSLLPFSGDSTESVREKLFISDVALSKDPPPETLIISENNVAVQQLVTDIADLPPDDLQPETVDSNIDADSQKVKVNPRTTQKTYKIISVDDSPTILKEISRYLEDENFTLVTINEPVKAVMSIIRHKPDLILLDLNMAGIDGYELCRIIRNNSLFKNIPIIFVTSNKGIIDKVKARFVGASGYLTKPFTRAELLKIIFMHLV from the coding sequence ATGAAAAATACTGGCACATTTACCAAACTACCTCCCGCAGGTTTATTAAGACAATTAAGCAACTGTTATGAAACTACCTGTTTACAAGCATTTAGTAACTCTGTATCTTGGTTGATATATATAGAAAAAGGAAAAATTATCTATGCGACTCATTCCGTAGAACCTTTTGATAGATTAGAACGACAAATGCGTCGTCTCCATCAACAAATACCGCTCGTAGATAATGAAGTGCGCGTACAAATGCGCTTGGTGTTTGAAGCTGAAGATCATGATCATTTCCCAAACCAACCTCCAGAATACGAAGCGATTAACTGGCTTGTCACTGAACAACATCTTCTGCCTACTCAAGCAACATTACTTATTCAAGAATTAGTTAAAGAGGTAATTGAATGGTTTATCCTCATTAAAACAGGCACTTATGAATTAGCAGAACCAATCCATGATTTGACAAAAATTTGTCAGTTAGATATCAATACTATCATCGAAGAATGTCAAAATCAGTTACAAAATTGGCGATATCTTGGTAGATATATCTCTTCTCCCTATCAGCGTCCATATTTGTTAGTTAGTAGCAAATTTCAGGATAAAAGATTACCACCACTAAAAGAGAATATCACTAATTGGATGAAGGGTTTTAGCTTGCGTCATCTAGCGATTATCATGAATCAGGATGAATTGCAACTAGCTTTAAGTTTATACCCCTATATTGTCAAGGGTTCGATAGTATTACATGAGCCAGATCCTCCATTTGATAAATTACCAAAAACAAATGGCAGTCTATTACCATTTTCTGGAGATAGCACAGAATCGGTGAGGGAAAAATTATTTATTTCCGATGTAGCACTAAGCAAAGATCCTCCTCCAGAAACTTTAATTATTTCTGAAAATAATGTTGCGGTTCAACAGCTAGTAACAGACATTGCTGATTTACCTCCAGATGATTTACAACCCGAAACTGTTGATAGTAACATAGATGCTGATTCCCAAAAAGTAAAAGTCAATCCGAGAACTACACAAAAGACTTACAAAATTATCTCTGTAGATGATAGTCCCACAATTCTCAAGGAAATTAGCCGTTATTTAGAAGATGAGAATTTTACTTTGGTAACTATTAATGAACCAGTAAAAGCAGTCATGTCAATTATTCGACATAAGCCGGATCTGATTTTACTGGATTTAAATATGGCAGGAATTGATGGTTATGAACTATGTCGGATTATCCGCAATAATTCCCTGTTTAAAAATATTCCCATTATTTTTGTGACTAGCAATAAGGGAATTATAGATAAGGTAAAAGCGAGATTTGTCGGTGCTTCGGGATATTTAACTAAACCTTTTACTCGCGCTGAATTGCTAAAAATTATTTTTATGCACTTGGTATAA
- a CDS encoding DUF7149 domain-containing protein, with product MTFHKLQPRESLNKAFLKVKPNRNDIEHFKKNLQSLIEKINEVESEEFHKNLIGDFLKNTYYGGNHFINTKGRNDFVIHNGKDAKSSVGVILEAKKPTNKGEMLKVDNLNTKAFQELVLYFLREVPEYKPEYINITAIVDQILTAKKSDPKADTTALETEIDQLVYQLYELTAEEIKIIEG from the coding sequence ATGACTTTCCATAAACTACAACCCAGAGAATCATTAAATAAAGCCTTTCTCAAGGTTAAACCCAATAGAAATGATATTGAGCATTTTAAAAAGAATCTGCAAAGTCTAATTGAGAAAATTAATGAAGTTGAATCTGAAGAGTTTCATAAAAATCTGATTGGTGATTTTTTAAAGAACACATATTATGGTGGAAATCATTTTATTAATACTAAGGGACGCAATGATTTTGTTATTCATAATGGTAAAGATGCTAAAAGTAGTGTTGGTGTAATTCTGGAAGCTAAAAAACCTACCAATAAAGGTGAAATGCTGAAAGTTGATAATTTGAATACTAAAGCTTTTCAGGAATTGGTTTTATATTTTCTGCGGGAAGTTCCTGAATATAAACCTGAATATATAAATATTACTGCAATTGTTGATCAAATTCTCACCGCTAAAAAATCAGATCCAAAAGCAGATACAACCGCATTAGAAACAGAAATAGATCAGCTAGTTTATCAACTTTACGAACTAACAGCAGAAGAGATTAAAATTATAGAAGGGTAA
- a CDS encoding mechanosensitive ion channel family protein produces MVITIGSVTKATAQFSPLPFLPTPSSSSNKVDDKMVSGWINLDGRPLFSITASKTKFPERFQNIQQNLQDITHNYLQASATEVKVQNRTVKGLLTIFVNDQYLMTITYEDVGQANPLTLANQISDDLKQHLQQAKQERQTRFLIQQGEIAAVGTLAMIIISWGVRRWQKRLSKNAADSIPAISKDTAPITKLLNQQQQQHLQEVKTRLFQIAQAGIWGSGSLIILGLFPYTRAFQIGILTIAQIPIKLTIVAVGTYVAVRFTYALIDHFTSTIVSGGALLTPETSERLQLRISTFSGVTKSITTIIFVGAGSLLALISLGIDIVPLLAGAGLVGVAISLASQNLIKDAINGFLIIFEDQYALGDMITVGTVGGLVEKLNLRMTQVRDSEGRLITIPNSEVKIVANLSSRWSRADLSIPVSYQADVDEALKIIKDVGLEMSQDPEWKHQILEKPNVLGVEHFSDRGVMIRVWIKTQPLKQWNVAREYRRRLKITLDAAGIYIPVPQQANWINEVQLLNSQDEFSTSATSET; encoded by the coding sequence ATGGTAATTACCATCGGTTCTGTCACCAAAGCCACAGCCCAGTTTTCTCCTTTACCTTTTCTGCCCACTCCCAGTAGTTCAAGCAATAAGGTAGATGATAAGATGGTATCTGGCTGGATTAATTTAGATGGTCGTCCTTTATTTAGCATTACTGCCTCAAAAACCAAATTTCCCGAACGTTTTCAAAACATTCAACAGAATTTACAGGATATCACCCATAATTATTTACAGGCATCTGCAACGGAAGTTAAAGTGCAGAATCGCACAGTTAAAGGATTACTGACGATTTTTGTTAATGACCAATACCTGATGACCATTACCTACGAAGATGTTGGACAGGCAAACCCGTTAACATTAGCAAATCAAATTAGTGATGACTTAAAACAACACCTGCAACAAGCCAAACAAGAACGACAAACTCGGTTTTTAATTCAGCAAGGTGAAATTGCTGCTGTGGGGACACTGGCAATGATCATCATCAGTTGGGGTGTCAGGCGCTGGCAAAAGCGTTTAAGCAAGAATGCAGCCGATTCTATCCCGGCTATTTCCAAAGATACTGCACCAATTACCAAACTATTAAATCAACAACAACAGCAGCATCTTCAAGAAGTCAAAACTAGACTTTTTCAAATAGCACAAGCAGGGATTTGGGGCAGTGGTAGTTTAATTATTTTAGGACTATTTCCCTACACACGCGCCTTCCAAATTGGGATTCTCACCATTGCCCAAATTCCCATTAAATTAACTATTGTCGCGGTGGGAACTTATGTAGCTGTGCGGTTTACCTATGCCTTAATAGATCATTTTACCTCAACCATAGTGAGTGGTGGGGCTTTATTAACTCCAGAAACATCCGAACGTTTGCAGTTGAGAATATCCACATTTTCCGGCGTAACTAAAAGTATCACTACGATTATTTTTGTGGGTGCAGGTAGCTTACTAGCTTTGATATCTTTGGGGATAGATATCGTTCCGTTGTTAGCTGGTGCTGGTTTAGTCGGTGTGGCTATATCCCTCGCTTCCCAAAACTTAATCAAAGACGCAATTAACGGCTTTCTGATTATTTTTGAAGACCAATATGCCCTGGGTGATATGATTACTGTGGGTACTGTGGGCGGTTTGGTGGAAAAGTTGAATCTGCGAATGACTCAAGTTCGAGATTCGGAAGGACGCTTAATTACTATCCCCAATAGTGAGGTGAAGATTGTGGCTAATCTTTCTAGTCGTTGGTCACGGGCTGATTTAAGTATTCCGGTTTCTTACCAAGCGGATGTAGATGAGGCTTTGAAGATAATTAAAGATGTGGGTTTGGAGATGAGTCAAGATCCCGAATGGAAACATCAAATTCTGGAAAAGCCAAATGTTTTGGGTGTTGAGCATTTTAGCGATCGCGGTGTGATGATTCGTGTCTGGATCAAAACCCAACCGCTTAAACAATGGAACGTAGCGCGAGAATATCGTCGTCGCCTAAAAATCACCTTAGACGCAGCCGGAATTTATATTCCCGTACCGCAACAAGCAAATTGGATTAATGAGGTGCAGTTATTGAATTCTCAGGATGAGTTTTCCACAAGTGCAACATCAGAAACTTAA
- the ahcY gene encoding adenosylhomocysteinase, with amino-acid sequence MIATTPRLKHEVKDLGLAPLGRQRIEWAGREMPVLKQIRDRFEKEKPFAGLRISACAHVTTETAHLAIALKAGGADAVLIASNPLSTQDDVAASLVADHEISVFAQKGEDAATYSRHVQIALDHRPHIIVDDGSDVVAELVQHRKNQIADLIGSTEETTTGIVRLRAMFNEGVLTFPAMNVNDADTKHFFDNRYGTGQSTLDGIIRATNILLAGKTVVVVGYGWCGKGTAQRARGMGANVIVTEIDHIKAIEAVMDGFRVLPMAEAAPHGDIFITVTGNKHVVRGEHFDVMKDGAIVCNSGHFDLELDLKYLAANAKEIKDVRPFTEEYKLTNGKSVVVLGQGRLINLAAAEGHPSAVMDMSFANQALAVEYLVKNKGSLAAGLHSIPRDVDEEIARLKLQAMGIFIDSLTADQIDYTNSWQSGT; translated from the coding sequence ATGATTGCAACCACTCCCAGATTAAAGCACGAGGTTAAAGACCTCGGCCTAGCTCCCTTGGGAAGACAACGCATTGAATGGGCTGGCAGAGAAATGCCCGTATTGAAGCAAATCCGCGATCGCTTTGAGAAAGAAAAGCCCTTTGCTGGATTGCGTATTTCAGCTTGCGCCCACGTTACCACAGAAACAGCACATTTAGCGATCGCGCTTAAAGCCGGTGGTGCTGATGCAGTTTTAATTGCTAGTAACCCCTTGTCAACTCAAGATGACGTAGCTGCAAGTCTTGTAGCTGATCATGAAATTTCTGTATTTGCACAAAAAGGCGAAGATGCCGCTACCTATAGCCGTCACGTCCAAATAGCTTTAGATCATCGCCCCCACATCATTGTTGATGATGGTAGCGACGTGGTAGCAGAATTAGTTCAACACCGTAAAAATCAAATCGCTGATTTAATTGGTAGCACCGAAGAAACCACTACAGGTATCGTGCGGTTACGCGCCATGTTTAACGAAGGCGTTCTTACCTTCCCAGCGATGAATGTCAACGACGCAGACACCAAGCACTTCTTTGATAACCGCTATGGGACTGGTCAATCTACCTTAGATGGGATTATCCGCGCTACAAATATCTTGTTAGCTGGTAAAACTGTTGTAGTTGTCGGTTATGGCTGGTGTGGTAAGGGTACAGCCCAGCGCGCCCGTGGCATGGGTGCAAACGTCATTGTTACCGAAATTGATCACATCAAGGCAATTGAAGCCGTTATGGATGGTTTCCGTGTGCTACCAATGGCGGAAGCAGCACCTCACGGTGATATCTTCATTACTGTCACAGGTAACAAGCACGTCGTTCGCGGTGAACACTTCGATGTCATGAAAGACGGTGCGATCGTTTGTAACTCTGGTCACTTTGATTTGGAACTTGATTTGAAATACTTAGCCGCTAATGCTAAGGAAATCAAGGATGTCCGTCCTTTCACTGAAGAGTATAAATTGACAAATGGTAAATCCGTTGTCGTACTCGGACAAGGACGTTTGATTAATTTGGCTGCGGCTGAAGGACACCCCAGCGCAGTTATGGATATGAGTTTTGCTAACCAAGCTTTAGCTGTTGAATACCTGGTGAAGAATAAGGGTAGTTTAGCTGCTGGTTTGCACTCTATTCCTAGAGATGTGGATGAAGAAATTGCTCGTTTGAAGTTGCAAGCTATGGGCATTTTCATTGATAGTTTGACAGCAGATCAAATTGACTATACCAATTCTTGGCAGTCTGGAACGTAA
- a CDS encoding XisH family protein, translating to MSAKDFFHNAVRLALEKDGWLITNDPLSFTVDTLDFRIDLGAERLLGAEKEGQKIAVEIKSFLGQSEVTEFHIALGQTLNYRSVLRKKEPNRILYLAIGNEIYKEFFLIPFIQEIIAEHQLKLLIFEAIKQEIVLWKE from the coding sequence ATGTCAGCAAAAGATTTTTTTCACAATGCAGTTAGGTTAGCTTTAGAAAAAGATGGTTGGTTAATTACTAATGATCCTTTATCATTTACAGTAGATACTCTTGACTTTAGAATTGATTTAGGAGCAGAAAGACTATTAGGAGCAGAAAAGGAAGGTCAAAAAATAGCAGTTGAGATAAAATCTTTTTTAGGTCAATCTGAAGTTACTGAATTTCATATAGCTTTAGGACAAACACTAAATTACCGTTCTGTTTTAAGAAAAAAAGAACCCAACCGCATTTTATATCTAGCGATTGGTAATGAAATATACAAAGAATTTTTTCTTATTCCGTTTATTCAAGAAATCATTGCTGAACATCAATTAAAATTACTGATATTTGAAGCTATTAAACAGGAGATTGTTTTATGGAAGGAATGA
- a CDS encoding XisI protein, translating to MEGMNYPELVKTVLARHTENHASKGTEKELIFDCERNSYLVVHVGWENNERAYGTIIHVDIRDGKIWIQRDFTEEGVASELVDLGVPKTDIVLGFKPPYMRQFTDFASV from the coding sequence ATGGAAGGAATGAATTATCCTGAATTGGTAAAAACTGTATTAGCAAGACATACAGAAAATCATGCTTCCAAAGGAACAGAAAAGGAGTTAATTTTTGATTGTGAAAGAAATAGTTATTTAGTAGTTCATGTAGGATGGGAAAATAATGAAAGGGCTTATGGGACAATTATTCATGTAGATATTAGAGATGGAAAAATCTGGATTCAGAGAGATTTTACTGAGGAAGGGGTAGCTAGTGAGTTGGTAGATTTGGGAGTACCAAAAACGGATATTGTTTTAGGTTTTAAGCCACCTTATATGAGACAGTTTACTGATTTTGCATCAGTTTAG
- a CDS encoding type II toxin-antitoxin system HicA family toxin: MSKKRKLLEKVLSGSKNLQFDDLVTLVEAFGFSLSRINGSHHIFTHPTIPELIN, from the coding sequence ATGTCAAAAAAGCGTAAATTACTGGAGAAAGTTCTTTCAGGATCTAAAAATCTTCAATTTGATGATTTAGTGACATTAGTTGAAGCCTTTGGGTTTTCCCTATCACGTATCAACGGTAGTCATCACATTTTTACACATCCAACTATCCCCGAACTTATTAACTGA
- a CDS encoding type II toxin-antitoxin system HicB family antitoxin, whose protein sequence is MKQYHINIFYSKEDEGYIADIPDLKYCSGFGLTEEEALQEVLKAKAAWLKAAEIEGKPIPEPRYKPVIYQIAS, encoded by the coding sequence ATGAAGCAGTATCACATTAATATTTTCTACAGTAAAGAAGATGAAGGTTATATTGCTGATATTCCTGATTTAAAATATTGTTCAGGATTTGGTTTAACTGAAGAAGAAGCACTGCAAGAAGTTCTCAAAGCCAAAGCTGCTTGGTTAAAAGCTGCGGAAATAGAAGGTAAACCCATTCCCGAACCAAGATATAAACCTGTAATTTATCAAATAGCTTCATAA
- a CDS encoding XisI protein, which produces METLNYREIVKNFIQKYAQEECVEDSENLELVFDTERDVYLLLVTGWKDEKRIYWFPIHISIKDGKIWIERDFTEEGIPHQLVELGVPKTDIVLGFRSPYVRQFTGFASV; this is translated from the coding sequence ATGGAAACATTAAATTATCGAGAAATAGTTAAAAATTTCATCCAAAAATATGCACAGGAAGAATGTGTAGAAGATTCAGAAAATCTCGAACTTGTTTTTGATACAGAAAGGGATGTTTATTTATTATTGGTTACAGGATGGAAAGATGAAAAAAGAATTTATTGGTTTCCCATTCATATTAGTATTAAAGATGGGAAAATTTGGATTGAAAGGGACTTTACAGAAGAAGGAATTCCTCATCAATTAGTAGAGTTAGGAGTACCGAAAACAGATATTGTTTTAGGTTTTAGATCACCTTATGTCAGACAGTTTACAGGTTTTGCATCGGTTTAG
- a CDS encoding XisI protein, which translates to MEKLDYPELVQQVLATHTDGHCSEGTEIELIFDIQRNRYLVIHIGWEGENRTYGTMIHVDIKDGKIWIQRDLTEEGVANELVELGVPKSDIVLAFRAPHIRQFTDFAQD; encoded by the coding sequence ATGGAAAAATTAGATTACCCTGAATTAGTACAACAAGTGTTAGCAACACATACAGACGGTCATTGCTCTGAAGGAACAGAAATCGAGTTAATATTTGATATTCAAAGAAATCGCTATCTAGTAATTCATATAGGTTGGGAAGGTGAAAATAGAACCTATGGTACAATGATTCATGTAGATATTAAAGATGGAAAAATCTGGATTCAGAGAGATTTAACTGAGGAAGGGGTAGCTAATGAATTGGTAGAATTAGGAGTACCAAAAAGCGATATAGTTTTAGCTTTTAGAGCGCCTCATATCAGACAATTTACTGATTTTGCACAAGATTAA